The following coding sequences lie in one Bacteroidota bacterium genomic window:
- a CDS encoding cupin domain-containing protein produces MQAQKFFETAKVFDFVDSIEYQSGAVVSRQVMKNEKGNVSLFAFDQGQGLSEHTAPFDALVQVIEGKAVITIGGNPLEVSAGQSVIMPANVPHALHAVQAFKMILTMIKA; encoded by the coding sequence ATGCAAGCTCAAAAATTTTTCGAAACCGCAAAGGTTTTCGACTTTGTCGATTCCATTGAATATCAAAGTGGTGCAGTGGTAAGTCGGCAGGTGATGAAAAATGAAAAAGGCAATGTCAGCCTGTTTGCCTTCGACCAGGGCCAGGGGCTTTCGGAACACACCGCTCCCTTTGATGCGCTGGTTCAGGTGATCGAAGGGAAAGCTGTGATCACGATCGGAGGCAATCCCCTGGAAGTCAGTGCCGGTCAAAGTGTCATCATGCCGGCCAATGTGCCGCATGCCTTGCATGCGGTGCAGGCCTTCAAAATGATTTTAACCATGATCAAGGCATAA
- a CDS encoding DUF4340 domain-containing protein, giving the protein MKKNRLALYLTIGLALTALVLVLTRSGSSTVDYKDADFAVLDTASVTRIFIADLDTNQVLLERTARGWTLNKDYKASQWKVDELLNTMLKLRVRGPVSQSSHNNVISRMAGIALKVEVYQKKPLINLFDKIKLFPREVRTKTYYVGDNPRDNIGTFMLKEGARTAYIMYMTGFKGFVMSRYSAFEDDWRDHTVFSHKLNDIRSVELIFNEEPWQSFRIERTDGLNFKIIRLADDKVMPEYDTLRLLNYLTSFGDLRFEAVLNNTMPRQKIDSVLNSPFLHRLTLVDMQGDTTRMTTFNKKKFAEHLDIEEKLVPMDLDRAYALVNRERDFVLIQYFVFDKVLRPALYFEPGAPDFSNVY; this is encoded by the coding sequence ATGAAAAAAAACCGACTGGCATTGTACTTAACCATCGGACTGGCACTGACTGCACTGGTGCTGGTTTTGACCAGATCAGGCAGTTCTACTGTGGACTACAAGGACGCCGATTTTGCTGTGCTAGATACGGCCAGTGTGACCAGGATTTTTATTGCCGACCTCGATACCAACCAGGTGCTGCTCGAACGCACAGCAAGGGGCTGGACCCTCAATAAAGACTACAAAGCCAGCCAGTGGAAGGTGGACGAACTGCTCAACACCATGCTGAAACTCAGGGTACGCGGACCCGTGTCGCAGTCGAGCCACAACAACGTGATTTCGCGCATGGCCGGCATTGCGCTCAAAGTGGAAGTGTATCAAAAGAAACCCCTGATCAACCTTTTCGACAAAATCAAACTCTTCCCCAGGGAAGTGCGCACCAAAACCTACTACGTGGGCGACAATCCGCGCGACAACATCGGCACGTTTATGCTCAAGGAAGGAGCACGCACCGCCTACATCATGTATATGACTGGTTTTAAGGGCTTTGTGATGTCGAGATATTCGGCCTTCGAAGACGACTGGCGCGATCATACGGTATTCAGCCACAAGCTCAACGATATCCGAAGCGTGGAGCTCATCTTCAACGAAGAACCCTGGCAAAGCTTCAGGATAGAGCGCACCGACGGCCTCAATTTCAAAATTATCAGGCTGGCGGATGATAAGGTGATGCCCGAATACGACACCCTGCGGCTGCTCAACTACCTCACCTCATTCGGCGACCTGCGTTTTGAGGCCGTGTTGAACAACACCATGCCACGCCAGAAAATCGACTCGGTGCTCAACTCTCCGTTTTTACACAGGCTGACGCTGGTGGACATGCAAGGCGATACCACCCGCATGACCACTTTCAACAAAAAGAAATTTGCCGAGCATCTCGATATTGAAGAAAAGCTTGTGCCAATGGACCTTGACAGGGCCTATGCGCTTGTAAACCGGGAGCGCGATTTTGTGCTGATACAGTATTTTGTATTCGACAAGGTGCTTCGGCCTGCGCTCTATTTTGAACCCGGAGCACCGGATTTCAGCAACGTTTACTGA
- a CDS encoding SRPBCC family protein, translated as MIYQLTEKTFIKSDLKTVWDFFSSPKNLKQITPSHMGFDILVGGEGKMYPGQIIAYRVKPLFGFPMLWVTEITHVSEQKFFVDEQRIGPYKMWHHEHHFVEVDGGVEMTDIVSYALPFGPLGTLAHKILVRKKVEGIFKYRQRVITRLFETRP; from the coding sequence ATGATCTACCAGCTTACCGAAAAAACATTCATCAAGTCTGACCTCAAGACAGTATGGGACTTTTTCAGCTCGCCCAAAAACCTTAAGCAAATTACCCCATCACACATGGGTTTCGATATCCTCGTCGGGGGAGAAGGAAAAATGTATCCCGGACAAATTATTGCCTACAGGGTGAAACCCCTGTTTGGTTTCCCAATGTTGTGGGTTACCGAAATCACCCATGTGTCCGAACAAAAATTTTTCGTGGACGAACAGCGCATTGGTCCCTACAAAATGTGGCACCACGAACATCATTTTGTAGAAGTGGATGGGGGAGTGGAGATGACGGATATTGTCAGCTATGCCCTGCCATTCGGACCACTCGGTACATTGGCACACAAAATCCTCGTCAGAAAGAAAGTGGAGGGCATCTTCAAATACCGTCAAAGGGTCATCACCCGGCTCTTTGAAACAAGGCCCTGA
- a CDS encoding MFS transporter, whose translation MSFGFMGIQMGFALQNANASRILQTFGADVEHLSWFWLVAPLTGMIVQPIIGHYSDRTWNRLGRRRPYFLTGAILASIGLILMPNSPMFASVLPALWVGAGMLMIMDASFNIAMEPFRALVADKLPSEQRTLGFSVQTLLIGIGAVVGSWLPYIMTNLFGFNELADEGQVPFSLILSFIVGAVVLLSTIIWTVSTTSEYPPEVQASFDDHHEAGHESSGGFLDIFRDFAHMPQTMRQLGVVQFFSWFALFSMWVFTTPALAEHVWGLPAEDRHSAAFNEAADYVGVIFGVYNLVAALFAMMLPVIAAKVGRRMTHSICLTLGGLGLISTVLITSPEMKWLLNLSMVGVGIAWASILAMPYAILAGSIPTNKMGVYMGIFNFFITFPQIVNGIFGGPIVKYFYNGHAIYALVTAGIMMILGAISVIFVKDVDDVVKR comes from the coding sequence ATGAGTTTTGGATTTATGGGTATTCAGATGGGCTTTGCGCTTCAGAATGCCAATGCCAGCCGCATTTTACAAACCTTTGGTGCCGATGTGGAGCATCTTTCCTGGTTTTGGCTGGTGGCTCCGCTCACCGGCATGATCGTACAGCCGATCATTGGTCATTACAGCGACCGCACCTGGAACCGTCTGGGCAGGCGGCGACCCTATTTTCTCACCGGAGCCATACTTGCCTCCATCGGATTGATATTGATGCCCAACTCACCCATGTTTGCAAGCGTGCTTCCGGCGCTTTGGGTTGGTGCAGGCATGCTGATGATCATGGATGCCAGTTTCAACATTGCCATGGAACCTTTCCGGGCGCTGGTGGCCGACAAGCTGCCATCCGAGCAGCGTACCCTGGGATTTTCGGTACAAACCCTGCTGATTGGTATTGGTGCCGTTGTTGGTTCGTGGCTGCCCTATATCATGACAAATTTGTTTGGCTTCAACGAACTGGCTGATGAAGGGCAGGTGCCATTCAGCCTTATTCTGTCATTTATTGTGGGTGCGGTGGTATTGCTTTCCACGATCATCTGGACTGTTAGTACTACCTCGGAATATCCACCGGAGGTGCAGGCTTCGTTTGACGACCATCATGAGGCAGGCCACGAATCTTCGGGGGGCTTTCTGGATATTTTCCGCGACTTTGCCCACATGCCACAGACCATGAGGCAGCTGGGTGTGGTACAATTTTTTTCCTGGTTTGCCCTGTTTTCGATGTGGGTGTTTACCACACCTGCCCTGGCTGAGCACGTCTGGGGACTTCCGGCCGAGGACAGGCACTCGGCAGCCTTCAACGAAGCTGCGGATTACGTGGGGGTTATTTTCGGGGTGTACAACCTGGTTGCTGCCCTGTTTGCCATGATGCTGCCTGTGATTGCAGCAAAGGTGGGACGCAGGATGACCCACAGCATTTGCCTTACCCTGGGAGGACTTGGATTGATATCGACCGTTTTGATCACCTCACCCGAGATGAAATGGTTGCTTAATCTGAGCATGGTGGGTGTTGGTATTGCCTGGGCTTCCATTCTGGCCATGCCCTATGCCATTCTTGCGGGCTCAATTCCCACCAACAAGATGGGGGTTTACATGGGTATCTTCAACTTTTTCATCACTTTCCCCCAGATTGTGAACGGTATTTTCGGCGGACCGATCGTGAAATATTTTTACAACGGACACGCCATTTATGCCCTTGTTACCGCAGGCATCATGATGATCCTCGGAGCAATCTCGGTGATTTTTGTAAAAGATGTGGACGACGTGGTAAAGCGCTGA
- a CDS encoding alpha-amylase family protein: MINIYQLFPRLFGNTSAQQRFNGTIGENGCGRFSHISSRAIEALRELGITHIWLTGIIRHAKLTSYSGYGIPDSHPALVKGRAGSPYAIMDYYDVDPDLADDVPRRMQEFEALVQRIHDAGLKVMIDFIPNHVARQYKSLQRPPDTADLGENDNKNLGFDPQNNFYYLVGQTFVPPKRENPMYHSEELYLEQPARVTGNDCFSPTPSITDWFETVKLNYGVDYFHFLEQHFDPVPDTWHKMLGILQYWAEKGIDGFRTDMAEMVPVAFWKWAISNLKDKFPGLLFVAEVYQPGRYHDYAGAGFDFLYDKVGLYDKLINIMCHGHEAKDLSQCWRQTEGLNHRMLRFLENHDELRLASWQAGIRPLSALPALAVAAFMHPCAFMIYNGQESGETAAGATGFSGDDGRTSIFDYCAMRQHQQWFNQGACDGALLTYDQKLLRQAYQEILQARLTLPALREGLFYDLMWANPWFTNFDPRFVYAFLRYSTHQRLVIVANFNKSESRTMQLNIPFDAFEAMGFDAAQLPCFRMKLVLGKGQADEETEGRSFIETGCQVSVPPANFAIFELHPHY; this comes from the coding sequence ATGATCAACATCTACCAGCTTTTCCCGCGCCTTTTCGGCAACACCTCGGCCCAGCAACGCTTCAATGGCACAATCGGGGAGAATGGCTGTGGCAGGTTCAGCCACATCAGCAGCAGGGCTATTGAGGCACTACGCGAACTGGGCATCACCCACATCTGGCTCACAGGTATCATTCGCCATGCCAAACTCACAAGCTATTCCGGCTATGGCATCCCCGACAGCCATCCTGCACTGGTGAAGGGAAGGGCAGGTTCGCCCTATGCCATCATGGATTATTACGATGTTGACCCTGACCTGGCCGACGATGTGCCCCGGCGAATGCAGGAATTTGAAGCCCTGGTGCAACGCATCCATGATGCCGGACTGAAAGTGATGATCGATTTCATCCCCAACCATGTTGCACGTCAGTACAAGTCGCTGCAAAGGCCCCCGGATACCGCAGATCTTGGCGAAAACGACAACAAAAACCTGGGCTTCGATCCTCAGAATAACTTCTACTACCTTGTCGGACAAACCTTTGTGCCTCCGAAACGGGAAAATCCTATGTATCATTCCGAGGAGCTGTATCTGGAGCAACCGGCCCGCGTGACAGGCAACGATTGTTTCAGCCCCACGCCATCTATCACCGATTGGTTCGAAACGGTAAAGCTCAACTACGGGGTGGATTATTTTCATTTTCTGGAGCAACATTTTGATCCTGTGCCCGATACCTGGCACAAGATGCTTGGAATCCTGCAATACTGGGCAGAAAAAGGCATCGACGGTTTCAGAACCGATATGGCCGAAATGGTGCCTGTGGCCTTCTGGAAATGGGCCATCAGCAACCTGAAAGACAAGTTTCCCGGTCTGTTGTTTGTTGCCGAAGTGTACCAGCCGGGCCGTTATCACGATTATGCCGGAGCGGGATTCGATTTTCTCTATGACAAGGTCGGGCTTTACGACAAACTGATCAACATCATGTGTCATGGCCACGAGGCCAAAGACCTGAGCCAGTGCTGGCGCCAGACCGAGGGGCTCAATCACCGCATGCTTCGTTTCCTTGAGAACCACGACGAGCTGCGGCTGGCATCATGGCAGGCAGGCATCCGGCCATTGTCGGCATTGCCGGCATTGGCTGTTGCGGCATTCATGCATCCATGTGCTTTTATGATCTACAACGGTCAGGAAAGCGGCGAAACAGCTGCCGGAGCCACCGGCTTCTCAGGCGATGATGGCCGTACCTCTATTTTCGATTACTGTGCCATGCGGCAGCACCAGCAATGGTTCAACCAGGGCGCCTGCGACGGCGCGCTCCTCACGTACGATCAGAAACTTCTGCGTCAGGCATATCAGGAAATCCTCCAAGCCCGCCTCACGCTACCAGCCCTGCGCGAAGGCCTCTTCTACGACCTGATGTGGGCCAACCCCTGGTTCACCAATTTCGATCCCAGATTCGTTTATGCCTTTCTGCGATATTCAACGCACCAAAGGCTCGTCATCGTGGCCAACTTCAACAAATCGGAATCGCGTACCATGCAACTCAATATTCCTTTCGATGCCTTCGAAGCCATGGGTTTTGATGCGGCGCAACTTCCCTGTTTCAGGATGAAGCTTGTGTTGGGCAAAGGCCAAGCCGATGAAGAAACCGAAGGCAGATCGTTTATTGAAACCGGATGCCAAGTAAGCGTTCCGCCGGCTAACTTTGCTATCTTTGAGCTTCATCCACATTACTGA
- the gldF gene encoding gliding motility-associated ABC transporter permease subunit GldF, with product MLALFRKEISSFLSSLTGYLVIVVFLLVNGLFLWVFPTEFNILDFGYANLDGLFIIAPFVFLFLVPAVTMRSFAEERKSGTIEMLLTKPLTDLQIIMAKYLAAVALVLFSLLPTLVYYVTVYQLGLPPGNLDSGGIWGAYIGLFFLGASFAAIGLFSSSITDNQILSFVLAVLLSGFIHAGFEFIYSLSLFGPVDLFIKQLGIAAHYSSISRGVIDTRDVVYFLSLIALFLSLTKLVLASRKW from the coding sequence ATGCTTGCGCTCTTCAGAAAAGAAATCAGCAGCTTTCTCAGTTCTCTGACCGGATACCTGGTCATCGTTGTCTTTTTGTTGGTCAACGGTCTGTTTTTGTGGGTGTTTCCAACTGAGTTCAACATCCTGGATTTTGGTTATGCCAATCTGGATGGCCTGTTTATCATTGCACCTTTTGTGTTTTTATTTCTGGTGCCGGCCGTCACTATGCGATCGTTTGCCGAGGAGCGCAAATCGGGCACCATCGAAATGTTGCTTACCAAGCCGCTGACCGACCTGCAGATCATCATGGCCAAATATCTGGCTGCCGTGGCCCTGGTACTATTTTCGCTCTTGCCTACACTGGTTTATTATGTCACTGTTTATCAGCTTGGTTTGCCTCCGGGCAACCTCGACAGCGGGGGGATATGGGGTGCATACATCGGATTGTTTTTTCTGGGCGCATCGTTTGCCGCCATCGGGCTGTTCAGCAGCAGCATCACCGACAATCAGATCCTTTCGTTTGTGTTGGCCGTGCTGCTGAGCGGATTTATTCATGCCGGCTTCGAATTCATTTACTCTCTTTCGCTTTTTGGCCCTGTTGACCTGTTTATCAAACAATTGGGCATAGCGGCGCACTACAGCTCGATCAGCCGTGGCGTTATCGACACCCGCGATGTGGTGTATTTTCTCAGCCTGATCGCCTTGTTTCTTTCATTGACAAAACTTGTACTGGCCAGCAGGAAATGGTAA
- a CDS encoding alpha amylase C-terminal domain-containing protein codes for MAPIPMKLVADDPWLEPVSEAVAHRYERYQNRLEYINRIYGSLDAFARADSLFGFNYDKVRKGWWYREWAPNARALFLMGDFNQWNKYSHPLVNNGRGIWEIFLDDRTYAGRFVHESLLKVIVQSQLGEHERIPVYIKRVVQDEFTKDFSGQLWNPPRPYKFKHKAPKLRPGEPLLIYEAHVGMAQEKEGVGTYEEFRKFILPRIVKAGYNAVQLMAIAEHPYYGSFGYHVSNFFAPSSRFGTPEELKQLVDEAHKLGLLVIMDLVHSHTVKNTREGLNLFDGTDYQYTHPGPRGDHPQWDSKLFNYGKDEVMQFLLSNVRYWLTDFRFDGYRFDGVTSMIYFHHGHGVQFDRPEHYFYDGVEYDAITYLQLANTLIHQINPDAVSIAEEVSGMPGLCSPIADGGIGFDYRLGMGLPDFWIRYLKDYSDEQWNMDEMFHTMTNRLFTTKTVAYAESHDQALVGDKTIAFRLMDKEMYFFMSKETQSLIIDRGIALHKMIRLFTITLGGEAWLNFMGNEFGHPEWIDFPREGNRWSYKYARRQWSLADKDYLKYHWLGDFDRAMINFVKNENIMLALPPWKLMTDEANKTIVFERNRHIFVFNWHPTAAVPDYEIALRETGDYEIVISTDDPAFGGLGRVDTSLHYPSYLGEDGQPRMKIYNVNRAALVLRPVENKNADE; via the coding sequence ATGGCGCCTATCCCCATGAAACTAGTGGCCGACGATCCATGGCTCGAGCCGGTAAGCGAGGCTGTTGCGCATCGCTACGAACGTTATCAGAACCGCCTGGAGTACATCAACAGAATATACGGCAGCCTCGATGCCTTTGCCCGGGCCGACAGCCTCTTTGGCTTCAACTACGACAAGGTGCGCAAAGGCTGGTGGTATCGCGAGTGGGCGCCCAATGCCCGGGCCTTGTTTCTGATGGGCGACTTCAACCAATGGAACAAATACAGTCATCCCCTGGTGAACAACGGCCGCGGCATCTGGGAGATCTTTCTCGACGACCGGACATACGCCGGCAGGTTCGTCCACGAGAGTCTGCTTAAAGTCATCGTCCAGAGCCAGCTGGGCGAGCATGAGCGCATCCCGGTGTATATCAAGAGGGTAGTGCAGGACGAGTTTACCAAAGACTTCAGTGGTCAGCTCTGGAATCCGCCCAGGCCATACAAGTTTAAACACAAAGCACCAAAGCTCCGGCCCGGTGAACCCCTGCTCATCTACGAGGCCCATGTGGGTATGGCCCAGGAAAAAGAAGGTGTGGGCACTTACGAAGAATTCCGCAAATTCATTCTGCCCCGCATCGTCAAAGCCGGCTACAATGCCGTTCAGCTGATGGCAATAGCCGAGCACCCATACTATGGTTCCTTTGGTTACCATGTCAGCAATTTTTTTGCGCCCAGTTCACGTTTCGGCACACCCGAAGAGCTGAAACAACTTGTGGATGAAGCCCATAAGCTCGGATTGCTGGTCATCATGGACCTGGTGCACTCACACACAGTGAAAAACACCCGCGAAGGGCTGAATCTCTTCGATGGTACCGATTACCAATACACCCACCCCGGCCCGCGCGGCGACCATCCGCAGTGGGACTCCAAGCTGTTCAACTACGGAAAAGACGAGGTGATGCAGTTCCTCCTCAGCAATGTGCGTTACTGGCTCACCGATTTCCGCTTCGACGGCTATCGCTTCGACGGCGTTACCTCCATGATCTATTTCCATCACGGACACGGGGTGCAGTTCGACCGCCCCGAGCATTATTTCTACGATGGGGTGGAATACGATGCCATTACCTATCTGCAACTGGCTAATACGCTGATCCATCAGATCAATCCCGATGCCGTGTCCATAGCCGAGGAAGTAAGCGGCATGCCCGGCCTTTGCAGCCCGATTGCCGACGGTGGAATTGGATTCGACTACCGGCTCGGTATGGGACTGCCTGATTTCTGGATCCGTTACCTCAAGGATTACAGCGACGAGCAGTGGAACATGGATGAAATGTTTCACACCATGACCAACCGGCTGTTTACAACCAAAACAGTGGCTTATGCCGAATCGCACGACCAGGCCCTGGTGGGCGATAAAACAATCGCGTTCAGGCTCATGGACAAGGAAATGTACTTCTTCATGAGCAAAGAAACCCAGAGTCTGATCATCGACCGCGGCATCGCCCTGCACAAAATGATCCGCCTGTTTACCATTACCCTTGGTGGCGAAGCCTGGCTCAATTTCATGGGGAACGAGTTTGGTCATCCAGAGTGGATCGACTTTCCGCGCGAAGGCAACCGCTGGAGCTATAAATATGCCCGCAGGCAATGGTCGCTGGCCGATAAAGACTACCTGAAGTATCACTGGCTGGGCGATTTCGACCGGGCTATGATCAATTTCGTGAAAAACGAAAACATCATGCTTGCCCTGCCTCCGTGGAAGCTCATGACGGACGAAGCAAACAAAACCATCGTATTCGAACGCAACCGACATATCTTCGTTTTCAACTGGCACCCCACTGCCGCTGTCCCGGATTACGAAATCGCGCTGCGCGAAACCGGCGATTACGAGATTGTCATCAGCACCGACGACCCTGCCTTTGGTGGCCTCGGACGCGTGGATACCTCCCTGCATTACCCATCGTACCTGGGCGAAGACGGGCAGCCACGCATGAAGATCTACAACGTCAACCGGGCCGCCCTTGTCCTTCGCCCGGTGGAAAATAAAAATGCGGACGAATAA
- the gldG gene encoding gliding motility-associated ABC transporter substrate-binding protein GldG, with protein MVKKQSQRLISKSRDIRRENLLSFGLLLVIIIVSNIISSYLFTRIDLTSEKRYTLAPATKELLRSVDDYVFFRVYLEGDFPAGFKKLRRETKEMLDEFRAYNKLIGYEFVNPLATGNAREIDETIKTLTDKGLRPTELQVRATDGAQQKIIFPGALVMYRDKELPLDLLDQQLNTPPEMVINNSVQNLEFKLADIIRKLSQLQKPALAFIEGHGELNEAEVHDLTQSLLPNYRVDRITIDGRIYALTRRSEPDASGNVRILPNYEAIIIAKPTQAFSEKDKFIIDQYIMYGGKVLWLVDPVLASMDSLQMNESTVGVDLDLKLDDMLYKYGVRLNRNLVLDLNSASIPLRTGQVGGQAQIEFFRWPYFPLLNQASNHPIVRNINSIKADFVSSIDTTMDETIRKTPLLKTSDYSRISLTPVLISLAMLRENPDPRMYNRPGQIAAYLLEGSFTSLYANRIPPEIADSREIGFKEESKPTAMIVVADGDIARNQFHVPRGYPLPLGFDQYTRRTYGNKDFMLNAISYLADDTKLISIRSREIKMRLLDTNKANAMRLRLQVINIALPVLLVITFGLLMAWRRKKRYQKPFASK; from the coding sequence ATGGTAAAAAAGCAATCACAGAGGCTTATCAGCAAATCGAGGGACATCAGGCGCGAAAACCTGTTGTCGTTTGGGCTGTTGCTGGTAATCATCATTGTATCGAACATCATCAGTTCCTATTTATTTACCCGCATCGACCTGACCAGCGAGAAACGCTATACCCTGGCGCCTGCCACCAAGGAATTGCTACGTTCGGTGGACGATTATGTGTTTTTCAGGGTTTACCTCGAAGGTGATTTTCCGGCCGGATTCAAAAAACTCAGGCGCGAAACCAAGGAAATGCTCGACGAGTTCAGGGCATATAACAAACTCATCGGTTATGAATTTGTCAACCCTCTGGCCACTGGAAACGCACGCGAAATTGACGAAACCATCAAAACGCTGACCGACAAGGGGTTGCGCCCAACCGAACTGCAGGTTAGAGCCACCGACGGCGCACAGCAGAAGATCATCTTTCCCGGTGCACTGGTGATGTACCGCGACAAGGAATTGCCGCTCGACCTGCTGGACCAGCAACTGAACACCCCTCCGGAAATGGTGATCAACAACTCGGTGCAAAACCTGGAGTTTAAGCTGGCCGATATTATCCGAAAACTATCGCAGCTGCAAAAACCTGCATTGGCATTTATCGAAGGGCATGGCGAGCTCAACGAAGCTGAGGTGCACGACCTCACCCAGTCGCTGCTGCCTAACTACCGGGTTGACCGCATCACCATCGACGGGAGGATTTACGCCCTTACCCGCCGCTCGGAGCCTGATGCTTCGGGCAATGTGCGCATTCTGCCCAATTACGAAGCCATCATAATAGCAAAGCCCACACAAGCTTTCAGCGAAAAAGACAAGTTTATCATCGACCAGTACATCATGTACGGCGGCAAGGTGCTCTGGCTGGTCGATCCGGTGCTGGCCAGCATGGACAGCCTGCAGATGAACGAATCCACCGTGGGTGTTGACCTCGACCTGAAGCTGGATGACATGCTATATAAGTATGGTGTGCGACTGAACCGCAACCTGGTGCTCGACCTCAACTCAGCCTCCATTCCCCTGCGTACCGGACAGGTGGGCGGTCAGGCCCAGATTGAGTTTTTCAGGTGGCCCTATTTCCCCCTGCTCAATCAGGCTTCGAACCACCCCATTGTGCGCAACATCAACAGCATCAAAGCCGACTTTGTGAGCAGTATCGACACCACCATGGACGAAACAATCCGGAAGACACCCCTGCTGAAAACTTCCGACTACTCGCGCATATCGCTCACACCTGTGCTGATCAGCCTTGCCATGCTGCGCGAAAACCCCGATCCCCGCATGTATAACCGTCCGGGTCAGATCGCAGCCTACCTGCTCGAAGGCAGCTTTACTTCGCTCTATGCCAACCGCATCCCGCCCGAAATTGCCGACAGCCGTGAGATAGGTTTTAAAGAAGAAAGCAAACCCACTGCCATGATCGTGGTGGCCGATGGCGATATTGCCCGAAACCAGTTTCATGTGCCCCGTGGCTATCCCCTGCCGCTCGGATTTGACCAATACACCCGCAGAACTTACGGAAATAAAGACTTCATGCTCAACGCCATAAGTTATCTGGCCGACGACACCAAACTCATCAGCATCCGCTCGCGCGAAATCAAGATGAGGCTGCTCGACACCAATAAAGCCAACGCCATGCGGCTTCGGCTGCAGGTGATCAACATCGCCCTGCCGGTGCTGCTTGTGATTACTTTTGGCCTTCTGATGGCATGGAGAAGAAAAAAACGCTACCAGAAACCCTTCGCCTCAAAATAG
- a CDS encoding patatin-like phospholipase family protein, giving the protein MQPKHKSGYLWVVAFFIMQQNEEQFSSFAISLSGGGARGIVHAGVLKAFNEAGLVPLEVAGASMGSIVGALYCAGVSPDDMLKAIKLPDFFSFPQWLGLKGGIGSLKVLEEQLHKFIPHNSFEKLLIPLIVSVTNLNTGQNELIRKGNLARAVMASSSIPIIFEPVRIGKYQYVDGGLTLNLPISCLKKKGRLIVGVNSNHTVMSNGSFKTMRQVGERCLFIAVQNTLRDQLPDCHLLIDPPEARNYTTFEFDKAQEIFDIGYEAGKMAVPQLQKALGIPVTNS; this is encoded by the coding sequence GTGCAACCCAAGCATAAAAGCGGCTATCTTTGGGTAGTCGCTTTTTTTATTATGCAGCAAAACGAAGAACAATTCAGTTCATTTGCCATTTCGCTCAGTGGGGGTGGTGCCCGTGGCATTGTGCATGCCGGGGTGCTCAAGGCGTTCAACGAGGCCGGCCTGGTTCCGCTGGAAGTGGCCGGAGCAAGTATGGGCAGCATCGTGGGCGCGTTGTATTGTGCCGGAGTGTCGCCCGACGACATGCTCAAAGCCATCAAATTGCCCGACTTTTTTTCGTTTCCGCAATGGCTCGGTCTCAAAGGTGGGATAGGCAGCCTTAAAGTGCTCGAAGAACAGCTTCACAAGTTCATCCCGCACAACAGCTTCGAAAAGTTGCTGATTCCGCTCATCGTTTCGGTGACCAACCTCAATACCGGGCAAAACGAGCTGATTCGTAAGGGCAATCTTGCACGGGCGGTCATGGCCTCCTCGTCCATTCCCATCATTTTCGAACCCGTCCGCATCGGAAAATACCAGTACGTGGACGGCGGACTCACCCTGAACCTTCCAATTTCGTGCCTGAAGAAAAAGGGAAGGTTGATCGTTGGTGTCAATTCCAACCACACTGTGATGAGCAATGGCAGTTTCAAAACCATGCGACAGGTGGGCGAGCGCTGCCTTTTCATTGCTGTGCAAAACACCTTGCGTGATCAGCTTCCCGATTGCCACCTGCTGATCGACCCGCCGGAGGCAAGAAACTACACCACTTTCGAATTCGATAAAGCCCAGGAAATCTTCGACATTGGCTACGAAGCCGGAAAAATGGCTGTGCCTCAGTTGCAGAAAGCCCTGGGCATCCCGGTCACCAACAGCTGA
- a CDS encoding Rrf2 family transcriptional regulator, producing MTKIVTLTEAASIALHGMIVVAKNEGVTNVLQIAEVTKSSKHHVAKIFQRLVKDGFLESLRGPSGGFTLKRDPKDITLLEIYESIEGKIEVTSCPHDKHICPFNRCIMDNVTRKMTQDFRDHLNRNTLADYL from the coding sequence ATGACAAAGATTGTAACACTAACCGAAGCTGCCTCCATTGCACTGCATGGGATGATTGTCGTGGCCAAAAACGAGGGTGTGACCAATGTGCTCCAGATAGCTGAAGTAACCAAAAGTTCGAAGCACCATGTGGCCAAAATCTTTCAGCGCCTGGTGAAAGACGGTTTTCTTGAGTCACTGCGCGGCCCAAGCGGCGGATTTACCCTGAAACGCGACCCCAAAGACATTACCCTGCTCGAAATTTATGAGTCCATCGAAGGTAAAATTGAGGTAACCAGCTGTCCGCACGACAAGCATATCTGCCCGTTCAACCGTTGCATCATGGACAACGTTACCCGCAAAATGACCCAGGACTTTCGCGACCACCTGAACAGAAACACCCTGGCCGATTATCTGTAA